Proteins encoded in a region of the Elizabethkingia bruuniana genome:
- a CDS encoding (Fe-S)-binding protein gives MQYIGNILFLILLIVGFGLFFKSLKELVRNVNLGKDIDRSDNKNERWAIMGRVALGQGKMVKRPVAGILHILVYLGFVIVNLELIEIFVDGLFGTHRFLAGVLGHSFYNVFTAVLEVMAFLVAVSIVIFFIRRNIVHVRRLNMKELLGWPKNDANWILVIEFALMMAFFKMNTADWVLQQRGILPVHGNFPVSSHLFAPIFNNFSNGFLIFTEKAAWWFHIIGVFFFMNYLYYSKHLHIIFAFPNTWFANLQKKGKFNNLDSVTKEIKLMMDPNADPYAAAPADADPNAVPDKFGANDVFDLNKVQLLNAYSCTECGRCTAVCPASITGKKLSPRRIMMATRDRLEEVGKNINKNGKFVDDGKKLLDDYISREELWACTTCNACVEACPVLIDPLSIIFEMRRFMVMEQSSAPQELNLMMTNIENNAAPWQYNQADRLNWANES, from the coding sequence ATGCAATATATTGGTAACATTTTGTTTCTTATCCTCCTTATAGTAGGTTTCGGACTTTTCTTTAAGAGCCTTAAAGAGCTTGTGCGTAATGTTAATCTGGGAAAGGATATCGATCGTTCAGATAATAAAAATGAACGCTGGGCTATTATGGGCCGTGTGGCACTTGGTCAGGGCAAAATGGTTAAAAGACCTGTTGCAGGGATATTGCATATTTTGGTTTACTTAGGATTTGTTATTGTAAATCTTGAGCTTATAGAGATTTTTGTAGATGGACTTTTCGGTACGCACCGTTTCCTTGCCGGAGTATTAGGACACAGTTTTTACAATGTGTTTACTGCTGTTTTAGAAGTTATGGCTTTCCTGGTAGCGGTTTCTATTGTTATATTCTTTATAAGAAGAAATATTGTACATGTTCGCCGTCTTAATATGAAAGAACTTCTGGGCTGGCCAAAGAATGATGCCAACTGGATTCTTGTTATAGAATTTGCCCTGATGATGGCTTTTTTTAAAATGAACACAGCGGACTGGGTTTTACAGCAAAGAGGAATTTTACCTGTACATGGTAATTTCCCGGTTAGCTCTCATCTGTTTGCACCGATATTTAATAATTTTAGTAATGGCTTTCTGATCTTTACAGAAAAGGCAGCATGGTGGTTTCATATTATAGGAGTATTCTTCTTTATGAACTACTTGTATTACTCTAAGCACTTGCATATTATTTTTGCTTTCCCTAATACATGGTTTGCAAATCTTCAGAAGAAAGGGAAATTCAATAACCTTGATTCTGTGACAAAAGAAATAAAGCTAATGATGGATCCAAATGCAGATCCATATGCCGCAGCACCTGCCGATGCAGATCCAAATGCGGTTCCTGATAAATTTGGGGCAAATGATGTGTTCGATCTGAATAAAGTACAATTGCTTAATGCTTACTCGTGTACAGAATGTGGTCGTTGTACAGCTGTTTGTCCGGCAAGTATTACCGGGAAAAAGCTTTCTCCGCGTCGTATTATGATGGCAACGAGAGACAGGCTGGAAGAAGTAGGCAAAAACATTAATAAAAACGGGAAGTTTGTAGACGATGGTAAAAAGCTTTTGGATGATTATATCTCCCGTGAAGAATTATGGGCATGTACAACTTGTAATGCTTGTGTAGAAGCTTGTCCGGTACTTATTGATCCGCTTTCCATTATATTCGAAATGAGAAGGTTTATGGTAATGGAGCAGTCTTCGGCACCTCAGGAACTTAATCTGATGATGACGAATATTGAAAATAATGCTGCACCTTGGCAGTATAATCAGGCAGACAGATTAAACTGGGCGAACGAAAGCTAA
- a CDS encoding peptidylprolyl isomerase, with protein sequence MAVLSEIRKRPWILIGFLAIALLAFLVNPDSLDKVFGKDPNILGKVNGEKITREELDDQIFLLQQQSQGQPREALEEQAWQMIIQSKLIKQQFEKMGLKLTDEMFWNQIQYDPMFAQNPQLVDEKGNFKVQELKKEIEAMKAQNPEQYANWLKMKKGIEYRIMARQFFANVTAGVTANNKEAAEILKERDQLANIDYVRVDYAAFGRVNNVKVTTQDLADYIKKHPLMFKADPSRNIGIVLFPAKPSAQDEAATQTEINKLNTQGVDMGAGVESFQNTKNDSMFVTVNSDVPFNSQFLALAQQPEEIRSFLGGAAVGQSFGPYKVQDRYYVVSKLVGKQPSDSVKSRHILIAFKGSPADQAGKEKRTKEQAKKLADSIGVVVKANPAKFTEFLKFSADPGSAAQGGELGWTTPETPFVPEFKAYLAANPKGATGVVETQFGYHIINIEDKKPGAMGYKVANLVKEIKASDKTNSTVYTEANKFIQEVQGKSFNDFSNIAKKKNYTFANPKMAKRFQGQIQGINTDKDADVLAWAFDKKTKAGDTNIFTTSNGDYVVAYLNGKQDAGLADPESVRSEIEPIVKNQLLAKKIIEKIDTQKPSSLDQVAKLFGVVKENGQINILNPALGGGMEPKVAGAAFGAKANQLSKPVEGVAGVYVVVKKSVAENKQGGDAKSIAQALMQQGSQMYGQALLKSLQDKSDIKDYRIEIYNKAAAGQH encoded by the coding sequence ATGGCAGTTTTAAGTGAAATTAGAAAGAGGCCTTGGATCCTGATAGGTTTTTTAGCCATCGCGCTTTTGGCTTTCCTGGTTAATCCAGATAGCTTGGACAAAGTATTTGGTAAAGACCCTAATATTTTAGGAAAAGTAAACGGAGAAAAAATCACCCGTGAAGAACTGGATGATCAGATTTTTCTTTTACAACAACAGTCTCAGGGACAGCCTAGAGAGGCTTTAGAAGAGCAGGCATGGCAAATGATTATTCAGTCTAAACTAATCAAACAACAGTTTGAAAAAATGGGGCTGAAATTAACTGACGAAATGTTCTGGAATCAAATTCAGTACGATCCGATGTTTGCTCAGAATCCTCAATTGGTAGACGAAAAAGGGAACTTTAAAGTTCAGGAACTTAAAAAAGAAATCGAGGCTATGAAAGCCCAGAACCCGGAGCAGTATGCTAACTGGCTTAAAATGAAAAAAGGTATTGAATACCGTATCATGGCAAGACAGTTCTTTGCAAACGTTACTGCCGGAGTTACTGCCAATAATAAAGAAGCTGCTGAAATCTTGAAAGAAAGAGATCAGTTAGCGAATATTGATTATGTAAGAGTAGATTATGCTGCATTTGGACGTGTCAATAATGTAAAAGTTACAACTCAGGATCTTGCTGATTATATTAAAAAACATCCATTGATGTTCAAAGCAGATCCAAGCAGAAATATCGGGATCGTATTGTTCCCGGCTAAACCAAGTGCTCAGGATGAAGCTGCTACTCAAACAGAAATTAACAAACTGAATACTCAGGGTGTTGATATGGGTGCAGGAGTTGAAAGCTTCCAGAATACAAAGAACGACTCAATGTTCGTTACGGTTAATTCTGACGTACCTTTCAATTCTCAGTTCTTAGCATTGGCTCAGCAGCCAGAAGAAATCAGAAGTTTCTTAGGTGGTGCAGCTGTAGGGCAGTCATTCGGACCATACAAAGTACAGGACCGTTACTATGTTGTCTCTAAATTAGTTGGAAAACAGCCTAGTGATTCTGTGAAGTCAAGACATATTCTTATTGCTTTCAAAGGAAGCCCGGCTGATCAGGCAGGAAAAGAAAAAAGAACAAAAGAGCAGGCTAAAAAGCTTGCAGATAGTATTGGCGTTGTTGTAAAAGCTAACCCTGCGAAATTTACTGAGTTCCTTAAGTTTTCAGCTGATCCGGGATCTGCTGCACAAGGAGGTGAATTGGGATGGACTACTCCAGAAACCCCATTTGTTCCTGAATTTAAAGCATACTTAGCTGCAAATCCAAAAGGAGCTACAGGTGTTGTTGAAACTCAATTTGGTTATCATATTATCAACATCGAAGACAAGAAGCCAGGAGCTATGGGTTACAAAGTGGCTAATCTTGTAAAAGAGATCAAAGCTTCTGATAAAACAAATAGCACTGTGTACACTGAAGCAAATAAATTTATTCAGGAAGTACAAGGTAAGAGCTTCAATGACTTTAGCAACATTGCAAAGAAAAAGAATTACACTTTTGCTAATCCAAAAATGGCAAAACGTTTCCAGGGACAAATCCAGGGAATCAATACAGATAAAGATGCAGATGTATTAGCATGGGCATTTGACAAGAAAACGAAAGCAGGAGATACGAATATCTTTACTACAAGTAATGGTGATTATGTAGTAGCTTACCTGAACGGAAAACAAGATGCAGGTCTTGCTGATCCGGAATCTGTACGTTCGGAAATTGAACCAATTGTAAAGAACCAGCTTTTAGCTAAAAAGATTATCGAAAAAATCGATACTCAGAAGCCTTCTTCGTTGGATCAGGTTGCAAAACTTTTCGGAGTTGTTAAAGAAAACGGACAAATTAACATCCTGAATCCTGCATTAGGCGGAGGAATGGAACCTAAAGTTGCAGGTGCTGCATTTGGTGCAAAAGCTAACCAGCTTTCTAAACCGGTTGAAGGTGTTGCAGGAGTATACGTGGTGGTTAAAAAGTCTGTTGCTGAAAACAAACAAGGCGGAGATGCGAAGTCAATTGCTCAGGCATTGATGCAGCAAGGATCACAAATGTACGGACAGGCTTTATTGAAGAGCCTTCAGGACAAATCTGATATCAAAGATTACAGAATAGAGATTTATAATAAGGCAGCTGCAGGTCAGCACTAA
- a CDS encoding cbb3-type cytochrome oxidase subunit 3, whose protein sequence is MIPQNFKDILSNGENVGLYQTLALILFVLFFIGLVYVVFKKPKKYYRDRENAPLEDGDEINNNLH, encoded by the coding sequence ATGATCCCTCAGAACTTTAAAGACATACTAAGCAACGGCGAAAATGTAGGGTTATACCAAACCCTGGCGCTTATCTTATTTGTATTGTTCTTTATAGGATTGGTATATGTGGTTTTTAAAAAACCTAAAAAATACTACAGGGACAGAGAAAATGCACCATTGGAAGATGGTGACGAAATTAATAATAATCTACATTAA
- a CDS encoding MlaD family protein: protein MKISKEVKAGLIAILAIVGFVILFQFMKGKSLFSTDDNYYVKYDNVEGLAKSSPVSINGLKVGQVTEIKPMTQSNGHIYFVVKISVNNDFVFSKNSNVEIFEPGLMSGKEIRVNLAYNQPYAKNGDTLKGAFKQSMMNSLSSQVGPVKDKLTSVLSRLDSAVASTNKIMDDENRREIKLLLRNLNGTVESFKITSQQTNKLLAGSEGRLNNVLDNANKTMITANSTVDKYGKVAESINTKQLNDAVAKLSETSDQLNKVIAGIESGKGSLGKLTKDEELYNNLNKSAASLNALMEDLKANPKRYINISVFGKSAK from the coding sequence GTGAAAATTTCCAAAGAAGTTAAAGCAGGACTTATAGCAATTTTGGCCATCGTTGGTTTTGTTATTCTTTTTCAGTTTATGAAAGGGAAGAGTTTATTCTCAACAGATGATAACTACTATGTAAAATACGACAACGTAGAAGGCCTCGCAAAATCAAGCCCTGTGTCCATCAATGGATTGAAGGTAGGTCAGGTTACAGAGATTAAGCCGATGACCCAGAGTAATGGTCATATTTATTTTGTGGTAAAAATTAGTGTTAATAATGATTTCGTGTTTTCAAAAAATTCAAATGTTGAAATTTTTGAACCAGGATTAATGTCTGGCAAAGAAATCAGAGTTAATCTGGCATACAACCAACCATACGCTAAAAATGGTGATACCCTGAAGGGAGCTTTCAAACAGTCTATGATGAATAGCCTTTCATCTCAGGTAGGGCCGGTAAAAGATAAATTAACATCTGTGTTATCCCGTCTTGATTCTGCTGTAGCAAGTACTAACAAAATTATGGATGATGAAAACAGAAGAGAGATTAAGCTTCTTTTGAGAAATCTTAATGGTACGGTTGAGTCATTCAAAATAACATCACAACAGACCAACAAACTTTTGGCTGGTAGTGAAGGCAGGCTGAACAATGTGCTGGATAATGCTAATAAAACAATGATTACGGCTAACAGTACTGTAGATAAATATGGTAAGGTAGCTGAAAGCATTAATACAAAACAGCTGAATGATGCAGTTGCTAAATTAAGCGAAACATCTGATCAGTTAAATAAGGTTATTGCAGGGATAGAATCCGGAAAGGGATCTTTAGGTAAACTGACCAAAGATGAAGAGCTGTATAACAACCTTAATAAGTCTGCCGCTTCGCTTAATGCATTGATGGAAGACCTTAAAGCCAACCCGAAACGTTATATTAATATTTCGGTATTTGGTAAATCTGCTAAATAA
- a CDS encoding (Fe-S)-binding protein, with protein sequence MDFTIKTMADYMAEGKAPEVLFWVGCAGSFDDRAKKITKAFAKLLNKIGVEFAVLGQEESCTGDPAKRAGNEFVFQMMALTNIEILNAYEVKKIVTACPHCFNTLKNEYPELGGHYEVLHHTQFLKELMADGRLKIEGGSFKGRRITFHDPCYLGRANDEYEAPRQLLEKLDAELVEMKRCKTNGLCCGAGGAQMFKEPEKGNKDINIERTEEALELKPNIVATGCPFCNTMMTDGVKHFNKNEEVQVKDIVELIAEAEEL encoded by the coding sequence ATGGACTTCACTATAAAAACAATGGCTGATTATATGGCTGAAGGCAAAGCTCCGGAAGTATTATTCTGGGTAGGTTGTGCCGGAAGTTTTGATGATCGTGCTAAAAAAATAACAAAAGCTTTTGCAAAACTCCTGAATAAAATAGGAGTAGAGTTTGCTGTATTGGGACAGGAAGAAAGTTGTACAGGTGATCCTGCAAAACGTGCAGGAAACGAGTTCGTTTTCCAGATGATGGCACTAACCAACATAGAAATCCTAAACGCATACGAAGTAAAAAAAATTGTAACAGCTTGTCCACACTGTTTCAATACTCTGAAAAATGAATATCCGGAACTGGGTGGTCATTATGAAGTATTGCATCATACACAATTCCTAAAGGAGTTAATGGCTGATGGAAGACTGAAAATAGAAGGCGGAAGCTTTAAAGGAAGAAGAATTACTTTCCACGATCCATGCTATCTTGGTCGTGCAAATGATGAATATGAGGCACCAAGACAGCTCCTTGAAAAACTGGATGCAGAGCTTGTAGAGATGAAGCGTTGTAAAACCAACGGACTATGTTGCGGAGCAGGTGGTGCACAGATGTTTAAAGAGCCTGAAAAAGGTAATAAAGACATCAATATAGAAAGAACAGAAGAAGCACTGGAACTGAAACCAAATATTGTAGCAACGGGTTGCCCGTTCTGTAATACAATGATGACAGATGGTGTGAAGCATTTTAATAAAAATGAAGAAGTTCAGGTAAAAGATATTGTTGAGCTTATAGCTGAAGCAGAAGAATTGTAG
- a CDS encoding sulfite exporter TauE/SafE family protein — protein sequence MDFALVISAIGLGFASGFHCIGMCGPIALSMGLTKQQQTNFYLQNLTYQFGRILTYTILGAILGIIGEGFEMAGFQQVLTISVGIMLIIMALFSFGGKDFASRIPFINKALLKVKINLGRLLQKADYKSRFTTGLLNGLLPCGMVYMALTASLAAGGVWQGAAFMGIFGLGTFPFMFAVVLVGNLMNQALRIKVLKVIPIVMIILGGLFILRGMEIGIPYLSPASEAMGISKDAASCHTPGHSSEEHSH from the coding sequence ATGGACTTCGCATTAGTCATATCAGCTATAGGATTAGGTTTTGCATCCGGGTTTCACTGTATCGGGATGTGCGGCCCTATTGCTCTTTCTATGGGGCTGACTAAACAGCAGCAGACCAATTTCTATTTGCAAAATCTGACTTACCAGTTTGGACGTATACTTACATATACTATTTTAGGCGCCATTTTGGGCATTATAGGCGAAGGATTCGAGATGGCAGGGTTCCAGCAGGTTCTTACCATTTCCGTTGGAATTATGCTTATTATTATGGCTTTATTTTCTTTCGGTGGAAAAGACTTTGCTTCCAGAATACCTTTTATCAATAAAGCATTGTTAAAAGTGAAGATTAATCTGGGCCGACTATTACAGAAAGCAGATTACAAATCCCGTTTTACCACAGGATTACTAAATGGTCTTCTACCATGTGGCATGGTCTATATGGCTCTTACAGCTTCACTGGCTGCTGGTGGTGTATGGCAGGGCGCTGCATTTATGGGAATTTTCGGACTTGGAACTTTTCCTTTTATGTTCGCAGTTGTACTGGTTGGAAATTTAATGAATCAGGCTTTAAGAATAAAAGTTTTAAAAGTGATTCCTATCGTTATGATTATTCTTGGCGGACTTTTTATTCTGCGTGGTATGGAAATAGGTATTCCGTATCTTTCTCCAGCTTCTGAGGCTATGGGAATCTCTAAAGATGCTGCAAGCTGTCACACTCCGGGACACAGTTCCGAAGAACATTCACATTAA
- the serS gene encoding serine--tRNA ligase produces the protein MLQVNFLRDEKARVLEGLQKRNFKNPELVDLAVSTDDQRKKIQFELDSQLSEMNKISKEIGALMKEGKKEEAEAAKQKTTDIKERSKELQHELNEVEKSLLNILYQIPNIPNELVKAGVSETDNEIVFQNCDVEGLGEGAIPHWELAAKYNIINFELGVKIAGAGFPVYLGKGARLQRGLVQYFLDKNTEAGYIEVNPPHVVNEASGYGTGQLPDKEGQMYYINEDQLYLIPTAEVPVTNLYRDELLEERQLPILHTAFSQCYRREAGSYGAHVRGLNRLHQFEKVEIVRLEKPENSYAALDGMVEHVKGILEDLGLPYRILRLCGGDTGFGAAMTYDFEVWSAAQEKWLEVSSVSNFESFQANRLKCRYKADGKTQLVHTLNGSAMALPRIMAAILENNQTADGIAIPEKLRAYTGFDKI, from the coding sequence ATGTTACAAGTTAATTTTTTGCGTGATGAGAAAGCACGCGTTTTAGAAGGTTTACAAAAGAGAAATTTCAAGAACCCTGAATTGGTAGATTTGGCTGTGTCCACTGATGACCAACGTAAGAAAATTCAGTTTGAACTTGACTCGCAACTTTCCGAAATGAACAAAATCTCGAAAGAGATTGGTGCTTTAATGAAAGAGGGCAAAAAAGAAGAAGCTGAAGCAGCGAAGCAAAAGACTACGGACATTAAAGAAAGAAGTAAAGAACTTCAGCATGAATTAAATGAGGTTGAAAAATCACTTTTAAATATCCTTTATCAGATTCCAAATATTCCTAATGAGCTTGTGAAAGCTGGTGTATCTGAAACTGATAATGAAATTGTATTCCAGAATTGTGATGTTGAAGGTTTAGGAGAAGGAGCAATCCCACATTGGGAGCTGGCAGCTAAATATAACATCATCAATTTTGAATTGGGGGTGAAGATTGCCGGAGCAGGATTTCCTGTTTATTTAGGCAAAGGAGCACGTTTACAACGTGGATTAGTACAATACTTCCTGGATAAGAATACTGAAGCCGGATATATTGAAGTAAATCCGCCACATGTGGTAAATGAAGCTTCTGGATACGGAACAGGTCAGCTGCCTGATAAAGAAGGTCAGATGTACTACATCAACGAAGATCAGCTTTATCTTATTCCTACTGCGGAAGTACCCGTAACTAACCTTTACAGAGACGAATTATTGGAAGAAAGACAATTACCTATTCTTCATACAGCATTTTCTCAGTGTTACAGAAGAGAAGCAGGATCTTATGGTGCTCATGTAAGAGGATTAAACAGACTGCACCAGTTTGAAAAGGTAGAGATTGTAAGACTTGAAAAGCCTGAAAATTCTTATGCTGCTTTAGACGGAATGGTAGAGCACGTAAAAGGTATTCTTGAAGACCTTGGGCTTCCTTACCGTATTCTTAGACTATGCGGTGGAGATACCGGATTTGGAGCTGCAATGACATATGATTTCGAAGTATGGAGTGCTGCACAGGAAAAATGGTTAGAAGTAAGTTCAGTATCTAACTTTGAATCTTTCCAGGCTAACAGACTTAAGTGTCGTTATAAAGCAGATGGTAAGACTCAGCTGGTACATACACTAAATGGTTCTGCAATGGCATTGCCACGTATTATGGCTGCAATCTTAGAGAATAATCAGACTGCAGACGGAATTGCTATTCCGGAGAAATTAAGAGCTTATACAGGATTTGATAAAATCTAA
- a CDS encoding FixH family protein, with the protein MKSKFTWGHGMVLALAGFIAFILGMIFFYTRGYQTSEMVSENYYEDELIYQDVIDAKTAAASLAEKPVYTQNADGIRITFPKQFTNANSKFKFFLFRTEDSNLDIKKETELDSNNSIFIPAKAGILKDGSYTLKLNWKENSGKAYQIDYNLIWTSH; encoded by the coding sequence ATGAAATCTAAATTCACTTGGGGACATGGGATGGTCCTTGCATTAGCAGGCTTTATTGCTTTTATACTTGGAATGATATTCTTCTATACAAGAGGCTATCAAACCTCGGAAATGGTATCAGAAAACTACTATGAAGACGAATTAATATACCAGGATGTAATCGATGCTAAAACAGCAGCAGCTAGTTTAGCTGAAAAACCTGTATATACTCAGAATGCTGATGGAATTAGAATTACTTTTCCAAAGCAGTTTACCAATGCTAATTCAAAATTCAAATTTTTCCTGTTCAGAACTGAAGACTCTAATCTGGATATTAAAAAGGAAACTGAATTAGACAGTAATAATTCTATTTTTATACCAGCTAAAGCAGGTATATTAAAAGACGGATCTTATACATTAAAACTTAACTGGAAAGAAAATTCCGGTAAAGCATATCAGATAGATTATAACCTTATATGGACTTCGCATTAG
- the ccoG gene encoding cytochrome c oxidase accessory protein CcoG, with amino-acid sequence MATEKQKSDFEQAYVVEAETFRDSVGTMDNTGKRKWVFPRKPKGKYTNYRNIVSTLLLIVFFVLPFLKINGNPVLKFNILDREFFIFGQPFYPQDFFILTIGAITGLIFITLFTVVFGRIFCGWICPQTIFMESVFRKIEYLIEGDRNKQIRLDSQPWNSEKIWKRGLKWSLFILISLIISHLMFSYIVGYERVLAIMKEGPVKNYDNFLVMILFSAAFYFVFAWFREQVCTLVCPYGRLQGVLIDKKTINVFYDFKRGENRSKWRKGEDRKAAGKGDCIDCGQCVVVCPTGIDIRNGQQLECINCTACIDACDEVMDKVGLPKGLIRYASEDEIEKGEKFKFTTRMKAYAAVLLLLIVGSSFIILNRSAVEGKFIKPAGSTYYVKDSRTINVYNYTLLNKSNEDKVVTIKIISPQNGEIEVIGGVNKIIMKRDVSTKGTINISFPSKEINLSKQNIVIGVYDQKGALIDSYETYFEGPFKMTL; translated from the coding sequence ATGGCAACAGAAAAACAAAAATCAGATTTTGAACAGGCTTACGTTGTAGAGGCCGAAACATTTCGGGATTCTGTAGGTACAATGGATAACACCGGTAAACGGAAATGGGTATTCCCGAGGAAACCAAAGGGAAAATACACCAACTACCGGAACATTGTAAGTACACTCCTGCTAATTGTATTTTTTGTTTTACCGTTCCTGAAAATAAACGGAAACCCGGTTCTGAAATTCAACATTCTGGATCGTGAGTTCTTTATCTTCGGACAGCCATTCTACCCTCAGGACTTTTTTATTCTGACAATAGGTGCTATTACAGGATTGATCTTTATTACACTCTTCACTGTTGTTTTTGGTAGAATATTCTGCGGATGGATATGTCCTCAGACAATTTTTATGGAAAGTGTTTTCCGTAAAATAGAATACCTGATAGAAGGTGACAGAAACAAACAAATTCGTCTTGACTCACAGCCATGGAATTCAGAGAAAATCTGGAAACGCGGACTGAAGTGGAGCCTCTTCATTCTTATCTCATTAATTATTTCCCACCTGATGTTCTCTTATATCGTAGGATATGAAAGAGTATTGGCAATAATGAAAGAAGGACCAGTTAAGAATTACGACAATTTCCTTGTCATGATTCTGTTTTCTGCTGCATTCTATTTTGTATTTGCATGGTTCAGAGAACAGGTGTGTACGCTGGTTTGTCCTTATGGAAGATTACAGGGGGTATTGATCGATAAAAAGACCATCAACGTATTTTACGATTTTAAACGTGGCGAAAACCGTTCTAAATGGAGAAAGGGCGAAGACCGTAAGGCTGCAGGAAAAGGAGACTGTATCGACTGTGGACAATGTGTTGTTGTGTGCCCAACGGGTATCGACATCCGTAATGGCCAGCAGCTGGAATGTATCAACTGTACAGCATGTATTGATGCCTGCGATGAAGTAATGGACAAAGTAGGTCTTCCAAAAGGACTTATTCGTTATGCTTCTGAAGATGAAATAGAGAAAGGAGAGAAATTTAAATTCACAACAAGAATGAAAGCTTACGCAGCAGTTCTGCTTTTACTTATTGTAGGATCTTCATTCATTATCCTTAACCGTTCTGCTGTTGAAGGTAAATTTATAAAACCTGCAGGATCTACTTATTATGTAAAAGACAGCCGTACTATAAATGTATACAACTATACCCTTCTTAATAAAAGTAATGAAGACAAAGTTGTTACCATTAAAATAATTTCACCTCAAAATGGAGAAATTGAAGTAATCGGCGGTGTGAACAAAATTATTATGAAGAGAGATGTTTCCACTAAAGGAACAATTAACATCTCCTTCCCTTCAAAAGAAATAAACCTTTCAAAACAAAATATAGTTATCGGAGTTTATGACCAGAAAGGAGCCCTTATCGACTCTTATGAAACCTACTTCGAGGGACCATTTAAAATGACGTTGTAA
- a CDS encoding cbb3-type cytochrome c oxidase N-terminal domain-containing protein, producing the protein MKPRTPVFVNFVIVVALLIIVYNMFVQNTSFFGSPYFWATIIIAGIMVFIANGIGDLIENNRFQKLSEEEKKAYLEDKKTPYYKRLWASAFKKQSNAEEQDMIIDHGFDGITELDNALPKWWLGLFYFGCIFCVVYVSAYAFTDYAHPVAEYEKEYKEQLAAIAEYEKTAPKITVETAKYDPANIPEGQQLFDSNCASCHGQGGKGGIGPNLTDDYWINVKEPDVFHNVFWMDENGSPNNPAMRAFIKEGVITGKDAEKIAAYIYHINQEIPPITQAQGGAAPQGEVAPWVKGTPRK; encoded by the coding sequence ATGAAACCAAGAACGCCCGTATTTGTAAACTTTGTAATTGTGGTGGCTTTGCTAATCATTGTTTACAATATGTTTGTGCAAAACACTTCTTTCTTTGGCTCTCCATACTTCTGGGCTACTATTATTATTGCCGGAATCATGGTATTTATAGCAAACGGAATTGGTGATCTTATAGAAAACAATCGTTTTCAAAAGTTATCCGAAGAAGAGAAGAAAGCTTATCTTGAAGACAAGAAGACTCCATACTACAAAAGATTGTGGGCTTCTGCATTCAAAAAGCAATCTAATGCTGAAGAGCAAGATATGATCATCGACCACGGTTTCGATGGTATTACAGAATTAGACAACGCACTTCCAAAATGGTGGTTAGGTCTATTCTACTTCGGATGTATATTCTGCGTAGTGTACGTTTCTGCTTATGCATTTACGGACTATGCACACCCGGTAGCAGAATATGAAAAAGAATACAAAGAACAGTTAGCTGCAATTGCAGAGTATGAGAAAACAGCTCCTAAGATTACAGTAGAAACTGCAAAATATGACCCTGCGAATATCCCTGAAGGACAACAGTTATTTGACTCTAACTGTGCTTCATGTCACGGACAGGGTGGTAAAGGGGGAATCGGTCCTAACTTAACAGATGACTATTGGATTAACGTTAAAGAACCAGACGTTTTCCATAATGTTTTCTGGATGGACGAAAACGGATCTCCTAATAACCCTGCGATGAGAGCCTTTATTAAAGAAGGCGTAATTACAGGAAAAGATGCTGAAAAAATTGCAGCATACATTTACCACATCAATCAGGAGATACCTCCGATTACGCAAGCACAAGGAGGAGCAGCTCCGCAAGGAGAAGTCGCCCCATGGGTTAAAGGAACACCAAGAAAGTAA